Below is a genomic region from Erigeron canadensis isolate Cc75 chromosome 7, C_canadensis_v1, whole genome shotgun sequence.
TCTGGTGAATGTTTTTCACCACTTAGATGATGAAAACTGACAGAAACGAGAAAATTGTAGTAGATATATTTATGTATCTGAGGTAGCTAAATCTGATGTAACAATGAGCTGGATACAAGGAAAGTTATTGTGTGTATGAATATGACATCGTTTGTTGATTGTGGAGGAACAAGTAGTCGAACTGGTGGATGTAACTGCAGGGTTTCTTTGAAGACGGCTTCTGGTGGATCCTCTTTTCAAGTGTGCGTCTTTTGTGCTATATCGCTTGCTTCTGCATAACTTGCAGGAACCTTGACCCATTTGCTTATGAATGGATTATACTTTACCAGATCAAATTGTTTAGATAAAAATGTAATTGGTCAATTTCTAACGTTAAACGGGCTGAAGTTGCCCCAAGGCCAGTATAATgcatttaatctttttttttttttttttttttttaatttttatgtaataatCATGTTTTGAAATCATATTTAGTGCGTTCATCTAaaagaaaaggttgaaaaaaagtCGACAAGAAGTGTTTGCTCGTCAAAGCAATTAGACGTGACTGGTTTTTAACTGGACCTATTTGGACCCGTTAGTGAATATGCCAAATCTGTTCAATTTTTGGCATGTCTACTTGTCATTGTCTTATCTAACTAGCTCATTGTTTGCCAATAGTATGCTGAGTAGATATGAACTGTGAAAAATGTTAAACAGGGTGCCAGAAGCATAAACTTTACAATTCTTGTCAGATGATGCTGTTAGAGGGGAGAGAGTGGAAGCGGGGAAAGGCAATCGGGGTCGCGGGGCCGGGCGGGCACACCGCCGCCGGTGTTTTACCGCAGGAGAGAGAAGAAGAATTTGGGGGAAGAACCCCGAAGGGGGGAAGAGAAGAGAGAAAGGAGGAAAGAGAGAGGAGAGTGGTGATTGGTGGAGAAGAAAGAGATGGGGACccatgttttaattttttaataaaaaacaatctcATGAAagctttgtatatatatgagtttgaactatgaagaagaagaagaagttacATCTTTTtagtttaagtttttattttttgttaattgcATTTCAGTCCTTgtggtttatatataaaaatgttttactTGCGTTTTAGTCCTTGTagtttatttttagtttcatttcAGTCCCTCTGTAATCAAATACGtatgttttgactttttttcTTGATTGTATTTATGTATAAAATTGTTTTAGTTCATATAATgtagtattaaaaaataaataaaaaagaaatgatatagtattaaaaatagatgaaaaagaaatgatgaggtggagatGGGGGAAAGTGTCGCCAGTGATTCGGGAAAAATAGGGGAAGAATGGAGTAAAATGAGGTGGCAAAATTTTAGTGATTAGTGGTGGGGGAAGAATGATaaccactccctccccctttATGTAGTTTGTTTCTGATTTCCCAAAAATTCATTATTATCTATGTGAGCAGTACTGACTTTTCGGATTTTATTGTGAATTTTGGATGAATCAAGTCAGCGGACCATGGATTTGGTCAAAGTCATGGAATAAGCAGTTGAGCATTGTTCATTAGATGGCTAGAATTTACAATAAGTGGAATAAATTGACAAAATGGTGGTGTGGTTTTTGTGAGATACCAGCTGTGCTGGTGTGCAGCAGAATTTGTGACATGCGAAGATGTGAATGTGGAAGGAAGTGAGGTCCTATAATCAAGAGGTTGGGACTTGGCTTTGACATGCTTATGAAAGATAAGGACATAGGCTAGCTAGTACATAGACGCCGTTGAATTCCACTTCCATGTGTCAGCTAGATCCCGCTTGGATACCTACTTGGAGTTACCTTGTATCTTTCTTTATTTGCATATGTCAGGATAAGAAAAAGTCTTTCAACTATTTAGTCGCTTATCGTTCTTATGGAATCAGTGGCAATGAAGTTAAGTTGGTGGTGCTCACCTATtttatttcatgtatatatgttgCTAGTTTCATTACTAACCAAGAGATCATTCAAAAGTATCATCTTGTTCCCTTGTTCTCCTCAATTGCATACTGCTAATTGGTGTGTGACTCTTTAATCCGTCTCTTACCAATTCACCaacagttggtatcagagccacatTGGTTCTGTCTCTTCTATTTCTTCATGGCGGAACCTCAACTTGTGGGAGGAGTAAAGAAGTTGAACTGTACAAACTACAACTCCTGGTCTTGATATACCTGCAAGACCAATATCTATGGGACATCGTAAACGGTTTGGATATAATAGCTCCTTCACCTAAAGATCAAAATGGAGTTTGGAGAAAATGGAAGTTCAACGCGGTGAAATGACAGTGCATTGTGCAAATAACTAATTGCAGATAAGGGCACAACTCAGCAATACGAGTGTTTTTTGGTATATGAAGACTGTTAGAAACATTATTTCATAACACCAAGTGTGACATAAGACTTCACGACTCCATACAACATAATGAAACTGAGGAAGCATGAAATTATTCATTTCTAACTGTTAAGTACGCACTGTTCAAGCTAGAACTTTTACAAAAACTGTTTCACCGTGATGGCGTGATGGTTGGAATGTAACGTTACAGGGCCTTGAACTCAATTTGGAGATTTAGGGCAAGGAGTTTCACTCGTCACTTCGAGAATGACAACTATTACCTGGTTTTAGGTGTCGCCTAGTATTAGTTTCACCACGACACATCTTTGTACTCCACAAATACGTGTGTAATCTTAACCAGTACATGGACCCTTCCCCAACCCATGCCATCCTTGGATTAAGCTATATCCTAAAAGGCTAAAAGGCACATCATGGACTCGCAAGGTAGCTTTATACCCCATAAACAGTACATACCTGCCACCAGATGCAATTTGTACCCATGCCAGCACCGACATATAATATTTTGCAGACTTACCCGCCCACCAGAAACGGTTATCTATGGGTTCAACCAAATCAAAACAATCTTaacataaatgataataataatcactATGCAACTGGACCATGATCCTTTATTGATAAGTCATTAGCTCCACCTAGTACTAAATAGACAACGATAAAGATATATTCTTAATATCTATTTGCAGCACAAAGAACCATATGGGACTTAACCAGTTTCCTGTTCAAACTCGTCCCCTTCAGTCTCTTCTGCATTGTCAGCATCATCATCCTCTGCATCATTGTCGATATCTTCTCGGTCATTCTCAACTGTTGTTTTTCCTAACACAATAATGTTGTTACTGATATTCCTGATGTCGTTATTCTGCAAATATAAATGGATCAgggataatatataattagtaagTTATGATGCATAAACCTACAGAAGTAGGTTCTACCTACTAAAACAATCAATAATCACTTATCAACTATTTGACTATTTCACAATCTTTATATATCTTTGGCTTTCAAGAACCCAGAGCATTTATGAATAAAGAGAATGCATTTACGAGGAGAGAAACTCAGAGATGTAACCTCCTCATCTTTCACCCACCAACCCACCCATTGAAAACAATATCGGTTATCATGTATCCCGACTCAAACATGGAAGAGGGTTAGCAGGTTGGGAAACATGGAACCTATCCCTCTAATTCTAAAGTTAAGgggagataaaaaaaaagagccAATCTTAGCTCTCCAAACTTCTACAACTAACTACCAAAAAGTACATAATTTTTTCAAAGGCATGATCTAAAACGGATTCTTGAAGTTAGCAGGTATGCTTGCTAGCAGAACTGCAGAAGTCAATCTGAAATCTTAACCTTTGTTCAGGTTTTCATGACTATATCCGTTACATTGGACAAAGTTCGCCTTCACCATTGCGAAAATACAGATCATGAGTCTATTCAAAAATCATCATCACATTTTATACTATTAATCTAGAACTGAAATATGTAATATGTACATGACATCATATTATGTTACGAGTTTATTGGCCAAAATACTTGTCCGTTTGTCCTTGTAGGTCAGTAGGTGATCAAACTAGTTTTCGCCCAATTAGATCATTATTGATGAATCGTTATCCTTTTAGCCATTagaaatttgtaactttttatacAACATTAATCATTACATGTATGTAAAACCAACTTAAACAAATATTTGTATACAAATTTAACATCCAAGGTTGCAAAAATCACTACTCAGAGTCTAATCGGCCATAGACCTTGGAACGAGAGGGCAACTAGTCAGGAGTACTCCTATCAGTatttactatataaaaaataataacttttgaaactatatatgtatataattttacCTTAAACATAATTGTTCATAGGATCCTAGAAGTATATTTAGTTACTTAGAAACTAAAGCAAGAATTAACCCTATCTTTCAAAATGcaaaaactcaaaaagaaaaataaaataacattgtGTGTctataaatcataaatatgGATTTCGATTTTGAGTTCAAAAATAcacatttatataaacaaaataactaataAATCTGTTTTCTAAACTTAATTAGACTGAAATACTGTCAAAATGACCTTCTCCTAATATCAGTTAAGAAAACAAataagtgaaaaataaaaataaaaaatgagaggGGGACCTTATTTTCGAATTCAGATTCTTCAGCAGCAAGAAGGAGCTCTTCGTTCAGAGGCTGAGGCCACTGTGAAGGAAGAAGCAACGACGTCTGAATCATCCGACTTGATGTTGGAAACTGTaacatctttctttcttttttctttttcaaatttcaaatggGGTTTTCTTTTTGGACCAAGCCCTTTCACAAAACAAATATGATACAAGATTACAagtaaagaaacaaaacaaaacaaatgctTGAATgttaatgtaaaatataaatataacttaaataagtaaataacatgTGACTTCCAACTTCCAAGaccaaaacaaaacacatacataatacgagtaatttttttAACGGTAATTTTAAGCTTAAGGgcatgtatttttatatacttaACTACAATCCCAAAAGAACCtcatatcaaataaaattttttctCCATTTTTGGGAGCATATTGACGATTGGtcatacataattacatataccGATAAACTTAAGTTTCTTTCGCAAATGtatacaatttattttattaaatcgtACTTCAACAATATACAATGATAGATATGggtttttatgataaaaaaaaatataagtttgaAATATTTCAATGCTGAAACAAAGTTCGTAAATATTACTGTAGATGCTACACATGGTAGTGGTGACATTGACAGACGCCGCTTCATCGTTGTCGATTTTCAGTTCTTTATTGTAtgtgtaaataaaattttaagaacttATATGATACAAATTTTAAGAtttatatgattatacaaaatagatttatatataacaaaaatcgtaatatgtaaaattcaatagtttgttacattattaAATTTCTCAATATCACATCTTAACCATCAATAAAGAATTACAAATGACACATCAATAAAGTAGTGCCAATTAAGAGTGTTGAAAAATTCAACTATGAGTTGTAATAGAGTTGTGCCAATTAAGGTGGTTTAAAGAATCCAAACCATAAAAAACGTACCAAATTTTTAACCAAACCGTTTTAATAGTGCAGATGAGTCAACGACTAGTTATTGAAATCTGATCATGTTTAACTGTCCTTTAGTATTTGCTCAATGGTTAAAATATCATCCCCTTATCCATGAGGTTTTGAGTTTAAACTTCGGAGAGTACATAAAGAAGTCCCTTTATGAAGGCTTGTCTTGGGTATACCCATATTCAAGTCtgggggcagggtttacccttattgatcgtcgtgccttcggccGGATTAGTAGAAGGTTTTctcccatcgggtatttgaaataggcatttctacttcgagggagctctctaacgcgggcctggttaagacaacgtatgctagaccttccactgtcgaatcgcgacacaaagTTTTCAGCCCGTTTTAAAGAATTTTCACGTTGAACCACAGGGGTAATAACCCGGATAAGATGTACTCGAACAAACTTTTCCACTTTAGATGGTCCAAAAAATCAAACCCTCCCggaaaaaaagatatatagaatagaatataatatgtgtatatgactatatctatatatctgtatctatagaAAATTAGGATATATATACTCAACAGAGAGTCCACACACACACTGCCAGACAATCACAATTCTTGTAAAACTCGTCCAAATTAATCTCTTCTCAATTCCAACTCTTTATAAAGAATCAAATTAATCACAATAATCCATCAAATTTCACAAAAATGGATCCAAACCCTAAAAAATTCCCAATCCTCTCATACGTCCTCTCCAAACTCCCTTCTTCCAATCGCTCACAGTCACCGGATTCCGATTTCGACATCGAACAACCACCGCTTCCGCCGTCGTCAACGGCGGAGCAACCGTACTTTGAGCTCACTGAACGTATGCCGTACTTAAACGATCCAGATCTAATCGCGGCAATGCATTCAACAGTGAAAGACGTATCCGCAACTCGATCTGTTCTCAAAACCCTAGGCGAACCACCGGATCATGAGCTAGTCGATATCGCTAGAGCGaaacttcaaaatattaatctgaatgacgatgatgataaGGTGGATAGTGAAACGGTGTCGTTTAAGGCGGTTATTAAGTTGTATGAAATGCATGAGGCGTATGAGAAGATGTTGAGTGAGGCTGAGAAGAGACTAGAGAAGCTTTACGAGGCCGCGAAAATAGGCGGAAAAGCGGTTGTGGAGGATTGTGAGGTGGAAGGAAGTTGTAGTGAGGTTGTTGATGATGAATTGGTTAGGATTATGAATGATGCTATTGTGAATAATGTTGACAAGGTCGATTTATCGGAACGGAAATTGCCGTTTCTTCCGGAGGCGTTTGGGAAGTGTAGGATGTTAGTTTCGCTTAATTTGTCTTCGAATCAGCTCGAGGTTAGTTAGTTTGATCACTGTTTGTTTGTTGTTATTGTTTGAATTTGTTTACAAGATGCTTTGAAATTGTTAATTAGTTTTTGAATATGTTATCTAGATAGAAATTAGGTGCTAGTGTACCTCACTAGGAGATCgatttttaatatgagtagttAATTCGGTGAGTTATGTTGTAGCTAGTGTACCTGGCCTTAGATGTACTATATATGTTCGATTTCAGAATCGTCGTTTTGAGTTTGAATGTATTATTTGCTGTGGATGTGTGTATATCATTATCGTGTGAATTTATTTTGTGAGTGGAGGAAAAGGATATGGGAACTTGAATTTGGAATGGCTAAGAAGATGTAACTTGATCtggactgccttcttaaatatTCAAGAAGGGTGCTATTATTTGTATATTAGTTAAGAACCACTAACTGTAACAGTAATGTGTTACAAGACGGCAAGATACGTCAAAATTGGTGGTTGATCAACCCCAATGGATGATCTTTGCATCTCTTGCCCCACATTGCCTGGTTTTGATCAAGAAAGGGAGTAAGaaagttttaatgatgattgTGATATCTCAAACCGAAAAGAGATGTTGACCTTGTAGTGACAA
It encodes:
- the LOC122607974 gene encoding uncharacterized protein LOC122607974, encoding MLQFPTSSRMIQTSLLLPSQWPQPLNEELLLAAEESEFENKNNDIRNISNNIIVLGKTTVENDREDIDNDAEDDDADNAEETEGDEFEQETG